In Metopolophium dirhodum isolate CAU chromosome 7, ASM1992520v1, whole genome shotgun sequence, one genomic interval encodes:
- the LOC132949035 gene encoding uncharacterized protein LOC132949035, whose amino-acid sequence MFKLPSLLKTAYYACNEIERNKYDLMETPDVDMRYCCELLFEVLKIEATIGNDRHTMFSRLQSANNDKKIKNIICEEAALHGHIDCLKLAHEIGVPWDELTCSNAALIGCMDCLVYAREHGCPWDESTCSNAASGGHFDCLLYARQNGCPWDQGTCRLAALNGHMDILVYARENGCPWDVHTCSSAALNGHIECMTYARENGCPWDEWTCTNAAFNGHLHCLIYARNNGCPWDKWTCSRAALNGHKDCLVYARENGCPSDEWTCRNAAARGNLDCLIYAHENGCPWDAGTCSAAAVGGHFECLVYAHVAGCKWNSETFINASVFNHTKCLKYARVNGCPRGNSPTYTKCRRSSWPDLFFEKFERYSRTTFRSVERAIHRGPRFRRSHTRYYNYNL is encoded by the coding sequence ATGTTCAAACTACCAAGCCTATTGAAAACTGCGTACTACGCTTGCAACGAGATCGAGCGTAACAAGTACGACTTGATGGAAACACCGGACGTCGATATGCGATATTGTTGCGAGTTGCTGTTCGAAGTATTAAAAATCGAGGCAACGATTGGCAACGATAGGCACACCATGTTCAGCCGGTTGCAGTCCGCCAACAATGACAAGaagattaaaaacataatatgcgaGGAGGCAGCGTTGCACGGACACATCGATTGCCTGAAACTCGCTCACGAGATCGGTGTACCATGGGACGAGTTGACGTGTTCCAACGCTGCGTTGATCGGTTGCATGGACTGCCTGGTCTACGCACGGGAACACGGTTGCCCGTGGGACGAGTCAACGTGTAGCAACGCCGCGTCGGGTGGACATTTCGATTGTTTGTTATATGCCCGGCAGAATGGGTGCCCGTGGGACCAGGGGACATGCCGCCTCGCTGCATTGAACGGTCACATGGATATCCTAGTATACGCTCGGGAAAACGGGTGCCCGTGGGACGTGCACACGTGCAGCAGCGCTGCGTTGAATGGTCACATAGAGTGCATGACTTACGCACGGGAAAACGGGTGTCCTTGGGACGAGTGGACGTGTACCAACGCTGCGTTCAACGGTCACTTGCACTGCCTAATTTACGCACGAAATAATGGGTGCCCCTGGGACAAGTGGACGTGCAGCAGGGCGGCGTTAAACGGTCACAAGGACTGTTTGGTGTATGCGCGGGAAAATGGTTGCCCTTCGGACGAGTGGACGTGCAGGAATGCCGCGGCGCGTGGTAACTTGGACTGCCTGATCTACGCTCACGAAAATGGGTGTCCGTGGGATGCAGGTACGTGTAGTGCTGCAGCAGTCGGTGGACACTTTGAATGTCTGGTGTATGCCCATGTAGCAGGGTGCAAGTGGAACAGTGAAACTTTCATCAATGCTTCGGTGTTCAACCATACAAAATGCCTTAAATACGCCCGTGTAAATGGATGCCCCCGAGGCAATTCCCCTACCTACACTAAGTGTCGCCGAAGTTCATGGCCCGACctcttttttgaaaaatttgaacgGTACAGTCGCACAACTTTCAGGAGTGTAGAGCGTGCTATTCACAGGGGACCCCGGTTTCGGAGATCTCATACACGATATTACAACTATAATCTGTAA